Proteins from a genomic interval of Micromonospora sp. NBC_00389:
- a CDS encoding AAA domain-containing protein produces the protein MERLRRVAAAADRWAKSLIDTSGNNRLLYYRDLKAGTLALATADPTAVIRLLSGKPQTLGQLFPFQESRADAQRRLRNIRAKMRELSEERGLDAGYVVTGMASWREPDRTPRAPVIMHPLQIDATTATETDFRLRVEASPIVNPVLLFKLARDYGVTITEDELLAELPEAGFAPSELLNRLNRAASRVPEFVAASTQVIGTFLYEKLPMVQDIEKNGELLAESDVIAALAGDVAAGTSLASPVSVTPATPDTVPLGDEFLVLDADSSQSYAINAVVAGQHLVIKGPPGTGKSQTIANIIAALAARGRTTLFVAEKRAAIDAVLNRLTSVDLDDLVINLHGGGTSRRELAQALGSRLQRIAQERQPQLQNLGRQLLARREQLVAHGHMLHRRHAPWDMSAYEIQERLIALGAGVRTAFRWRAPMLQRLDPAVAEQLWRAVGELARLGAFDRSMPSSPWQAATVAATAAVPEVMAAAGQAAYEILPETQQLLRTLTGDCGLRPPQTRTAWRDLLALVHDVTGSLDRFTPEVFAGDLDRWIAATADRRGRKSTTVSLGWLERRAALKEVRALWTGPDKPARKELHTALLAVADQRDRWQRCCQNGSQPRGADCLPAALANADHLDRSLAVLEAVLPATFTDAPEQLQQQLSALAGDQLGLQRVARHNELRAALLGWNLHALLAELAERRAGATEAERVLEYAWLHSILDHIALTDARYAGLNAELLTAAVSDFQRADHQHIEATPGRIRRAAAAHLVATLDANPEQQQLVRKEAAKKARHRPVRELFRAAPEVLLAVKPCWAMSPLLVSQVLPAQRLFDVVIFDEASQVEPVDGITSIMRGRQIVVAGDEHQLPPTRFFDSSDDDSVADEDGETALTDDVESLLQAFATALPLSQNKHLVWHYRSRDERLIAFSNLHIYAPNGNELVTFPGAATEGCLTHVLVDNNPVGYGPGDRVSAEVDRAVELILEHAEKRPDESLGVITMGIKHAERIEAALRRALIDRGGFDEFFQERGEEPFFVKSIERVQGDERDAIILSVGYGKGPDGRMLYRFGPINNNGGHRRLNVAVTRARQRATVVSSFSARDLDPNKLNAHGAKLLRSYLEYAESQGERLSAVGTAPTLNPFEADVRDRLTAAGIPLVAQYGASGYRIDFAAQHPDRPGEMVLAIEADGATYHSSPTARDRDRLRQEHLERLGWRFHRIWSTAWFRNRDQEVARVKAAHDAAVAEASRPASVKRPVVRPRSESAPPSPTEPIRSMPKPQLYPGAPITEYSRRQLAGLVAWINSDGRLRTEEQIITEAMQELGFRRRGPRINAAIRLAIQDVRNSGTPR, from the coding sequence GTGGAGCGCCTGCGGCGAGTGGCAGCGGCCGCGGACCGCTGGGCCAAGTCGCTGATCGACACCTCCGGCAACAACAGGCTGCTGTACTACCGCGATCTGAAGGCCGGCACGCTAGCCCTGGCCACCGCCGACCCGACGGCGGTCATCCGGCTGCTCTCCGGCAAGCCCCAGACCCTCGGCCAGCTCTTTCCGTTTCAGGAATCGCGTGCGGACGCGCAGCGCCGCCTTCGAAACATTCGGGCCAAGATGCGCGAGCTGTCCGAGGAGCGCGGTCTCGACGCCGGCTACGTCGTCACCGGCATGGCGAGCTGGCGTGAGCCGGACCGCACCCCCCGCGCACCGGTGATCATGCACCCGCTGCAGATCGACGCGACGACCGCTACCGAGACCGACTTCCGGCTACGGGTCGAAGCCTCGCCCATCGTCAACCCGGTGCTGCTGTTCAAGCTGGCCCGTGACTACGGCGTGACCATCACCGAGGACGAGCTACTGGCCGAGCTGCCCGAAGCCGGTTTCGCGCCAAGCGAGCTGCTCAACCGACTCAACCGTGCGGCATCACGGGTGCCGGAGTTCGTCGCCGCCTCGACGCAGGTCATCGGCACGTTCCTCTACGAGAAGCTGCCGATGGTGCAGGACATCGAGAAGAACGGCGAGCTGCTCGCCGAGAGCGATGTGATCGCCGCGCTCGCCGGCGACGTCGCGGCCGGCACCTCGCTGGCCTCACCGGTCTCGGTCACTCCCGCGACTCCGGACACCGTCCCGCTCGGCGACGAGTTCCTGGTGCTGGACGCCGACTCGTCGCAGAGCTACGCGATCAACGCGGTCGTCGCCGGCCAGCACCTCGTCATCAAGGGCCCCCCCGGCACCGGCAAGAGTCAGACGATCGCGAACATCATCGCTGCGCTCGCCGCGCGCGGCCGTACCACGCTCTTCGTCGCCGAGAAGCGGGCCGCCATCGACGCCGTGCTCAACCGCCTTACCTCCGTCGACCTGGACGACCTCGTCATCAACCTGCACGGCGGCGGAACCAGCCGCCGCGAGCTGGCCCAGGCGCTGGGCAGCCGCTTGCAGCGCATCGCACAGGAGCGGCAGCCGCAACTGCAGAACCTCGGCCGGCAACTACTCGCCCGGCGGGAGCAGCTCGTCGCCCACGGCCACATGCTGCACCGGCGGCACGCGCCGTGGGACATGTCGGCGTACGAAATCCAGGAGCGGCTGATCGCGCTCGGGGCCGGCGTCCGCACGGCGTTCCGTTGGCGGGCGCCGATGCTTCAGCGGTTGGACCCGGCCGTGGCCGAGCAGCTCTGGCGGGCTGTGGGCGAGCTGGCGCGTCTTGGCGCCTTTGACCGGTCCATGCCGTCCAGCCCATGGCAGGCCGCGACCGTCGCGGCGACAGCGGCGGTCCCGGAGGTCATGGCGGCGGCCGGGCAGGCCGCCTACGAGATTCTCCCCGAAACGCAGCAGTTGCTGCGCACGCTGACCGGTGACTGTGGGCTGCGACCGCCGCAGACTCGGACGGCTTGGCGGGACCTGCTCGCCCTCGTCCACGACGTCACCGGGTCGCTGGACCGCTTCACGCCGGAGGTGTTCGCCGGCGACCTCGACCGCTGGATCGCCGCCACAGCCGACCGGCGCGGCCGGAAGTCGACCACGGTGTCGCTCGGTTGGCTGGAGCGGCGGGCGGCATTGAAGGAGGTCCGCGCCCTCTGGACCGGCCCAGACAAGCCTGCCCGCAAAGAACTACACACCGCTCTGCTCGCCGTGGCCGACCAGCGCGACCGTTGGCAGCGATGCTGCCAGAACGGCAGCCAGCCGCGCGGGGCCGACTGCCTGCCGGCGGCGCTCGCCAACGCGGATCACCTGGACCGGTCCCTGGCAGTGCTGGAAGCGGTTTTGCCCGCCACGTTCACCGACGCTCCAGAGCAGCTTCAGCAACAGCTCTCCGCCCTGGCCGGCGACCAGTTGGGGTTGCAGCGGGTGGCCCGGCACAACGAGTTACGGGCGGCGTTGCTCGGGTGGAATCTGCACGCGCTACTGGCCGAGCTGGCGGAGCGCCGGGCCGGCGCCACCGAGGCCGAGCGTGTGCTGGAGTACGCCTGGCTGCACTCCATCCTTGATCACATCGCCCTCACCGATGCCCGTTATGCGGGTCTAAACGCCGAGCTGCTCACGGCCGCGGTGAGCGACTTCCAGCGGGCCGATCATCAGCACATCGAAGCGACCCCCGGTCGAATCCGCCGCGCTGCGGCGGCTCACCTGGTCGCGACGCTCGACGCCAACCCGGAGCAGCAACAGCTCGTCCGCAAGGAGGCCGCCAAGAAGGCCCGGCACCGGCCCGTGCGGGAGCTGTTCCGGGCAGCGCCGGAGGTGCTGCTGGCCGTCAAGCCCTGCTGGGCGATGAGCCCGCTACTGGTGAGCCAGGTGCTACCGGCGCAGCGCCTCTTCGACGTCGTCATCTTCGACGAGGCAAGCCAGGTCGAGCCCGTCGACGGCATCACCTCGATCATGCGGGGCCGGCAGATTGTGGTTGCTGGCGACGAACACCAGCTGCCGCCGACCCGGTTTTTCGACAGTAGCGACGACGACTCCGTCGCCGACGAAGACGGCGAGACGGCGCTGACCGACGACGTGGAGTCACTGCTGCAGGCCTTCGCCACCGCGCTCCCGCTGTCACAGAACAAGCACCTCGTCTGGCACTACCGAAGCCGGGATGAGCGACTGATCGCCTTCTCCAACCTGCACATCTACGCGCCGAACGGCAACGAGCTGGTCACCTTCCCGGGCGCCGCCACGGAGGGCTGCCTGACCCACGTCCTGGTCGACAACAACCCGGTCGGCTACGGGCCGGGCGACCGGGTGAGCGCCGAGGTGGACCGGGCCGTCGAACTGATCCTGGAGCACGCGGAGAAGCGCCCGGACGAGTCGCTTGGCGTCATCACCATGGGCATCAAGCACGCCGAGCGGATCGAAGCGGCCCTGCGTCGTGCGTTGATCGACCGCGGCGGCTTCGACGAGTTCTTTCAGGAGCGGGGCGAGGAGCCCTTCTTCGTTAAGAGCATCGAACGGGTGCAGGGCGACGAGCGAGACGCGATCATTCTGTCGGTCGGCTACGGCAAGGGGCCGGACGGCCGGATGCTGTATCGGTTCGGGCCGATCAACAACAACGGCGGCCACCGGCGCCTCAACGTTGCGGTGACTCGGGCGCGGCAGCGTGCCACGGTGGTCAGCTCGTTCAGCGCCCGCGACCTGGACCCGAACAAGCTCAACGCCCATGGCGCCAAGCTGCTGCGCAGCTACCTGGAGTACGCCGAGAGCCAGGGCGAGCGGCTGTCCGCCGTCGGCACCGCGCCCACACTCAATCCGTTCGAGGCGGACGTGCGCGACCGGCTGACGGCGGCCGGGATTCCACTCGTCGCTCAGTACGGCGCCAGTGGCTACCGGATTGACTTCGCCGCCCAGCATCCCGATCGACCGGGCGAAATGGTGCTGGCGATCGAGGCGGACGGGGCCACCTACCACTCGTCGCCGACCGCCCGGGACCGCGACCGGCTGCGACAGGAGCACCTGGAGCGGCTCGGTTGGCGCTTCCATCGCATCTGGTCCACCGCCTGGTTCCGGAATCGGGACCAGGAAGTCGCGCGGGTGAAGGCGGCCCACGACGCAGCCGTCGCCGAGGCGAGCCGACCGGCGTCGGTGAAGCGGCCGGTCGTGCGGCCACGGTCGGAGAGTGCCCCGCCGTCTCCCACCGAACCAATCCGAAGCATGCCGAAGCCCCAGCTCTACCCGGGCGCCCCCATCACCGAGTACAGCCGAAGGCAGCTCGCCGGCTTGGTGGCGTGGATCAATAGCGACGGGCGTCTGCGTACGGAGGAGCAGATCATCACGGAGGCGATGCAGGAGTTGGGCTTCCGCCGCCGGGGTCCGCGCATCAACGCCGCCATTCGGCTCGCGATCCAGGACGTGCGCAACAGTGGGACGCCTCGCTAG